Within the Aspergillus luchuensis IFO 4308 DNA, chromosome 5, nearly complete sequence genome, the region GCGGCCCGGACCAGATATGGCAATGTGGCCGTCCAGAGAACCCTTGATAGGCTGCAGCTTTGGTgataacagaaaaaaaatctctTGGAACAGGGCCTCGTCATCCAAAAGATGCTTGACAGGAAACAACGAGTGGACACTGCCACTACGCTGCCTTAGCACTCCCCGCCCCATACGAGGGAAGGTCTTGACTGGCCTGTTATGGAAGAGGCGGATGAGGAAACCGGCTACTGCTGTGTCCTGCAGAACAGTCAGAAGGGATTTACCTAAGCGTTCCTGCCCTTTTAGAGCGTTTCTAAGTTGATTTAATTTGTATTTACGTTTGACCTGTTTGGAAACGCAGTAAAGAATTTCGTGTCAGTTTATGCTATTCGTTAGAACCGCAAAGGAATGAACAGGTTCACTCTTCCGTGATCACATTACCgccaagaagcaggaggatTCTGGGAGCGTCAAGACGAACCGTCTTTTCACTGAATCTTGAATCATATACTGGGCGTTCTATCTGATTCCATGTGATGACATAGCTGCGGATAAGTGGGAACAAATTACAGTACGACTCATGTCTGCACGTCGGGCACCAACTGGTAGGGGGTGCTGGCTACCTCGCTGGCGGTTTCGCTGAATCCAAAAGTGGCAATTATGCTGCCGCAATTCTGTTGAGGCCTAAAATAGTATAGCGTGACTGCTTTGGCAGCGCGAGCGGTCAAACTATTTGCCGATTACCAGACCCACGGTTCGGTTGAAAACAACTCCCCTCAGCTCAGAACGAATTCTTGGAATTCCTCGTTAAAGAGAAGCTTAATTGCTCTAAAACCTGGTTGAATCTATTAACCGTGCTTCTGGCTATCGCCCAATACCCAGAAGTCATGGTTGGTGGGACTACTTGGCCAGTGTTGGGGATCCAGCCCCTGAACCACCTCGAGCATGCCACGCAAATCATAGCCGAGGCCACAGCACTGCTGGAGCTTGACAACACCAAACGCGCCAAATTACCAGCCCAGTCCCTGGAAGCCTTTCTGAATAGCGTGATCACACTAGCTAAGAAAACCCGAGAGCAACCTTCGGCACAGGAGATCTTGGGGAAACTAAACAGCTTGCAGCCGATCGCAGAGGACATCAACCTCATTAAAATTGCTGTCAACAATGTACTCGCGTCGCCCGCTCCCATGCCACCCAATGCAGCCACCCGAATCGCTTCCTGGGCGGATGTAGTCCGCTCGGGCACGCCCTCGTACCTGTCCACGCCGAATAGCAGAGCCTCCACAACCGCAAGCGCCAATGATAGGGAAACCGTAGTGAAACTCGATGCAAATTCCGCGGCCGTTCTCCGCAAGATTTCGCCGGAGGACCTCCGCAAATGAGTGAACGATGCCTTGGGATCACGGATAAACATGCTGGGGAAAGCCCCACGCGCCATAGTAGCAAAGCAGCTGAAAAGTGGCGATGTAGTACTCCCTACCACAACCACGGCAGAGGCGGACACGCTAAAgagcagggaagaagaatgggtcAAGGTCCTTGGGACAATTGCACGAGTGATTTAACCCACGTATGGAGTGATCGTCCACGGAGTACGCACCGACAAGGAATCAATCGATGCCGACAATCAAGACAGAGCTATTGAAAAGATCGAATCGGAGAACGCCGTACTCCATGAAAGGGCGAAGGTAGCCTACGTAGGGTGGTTGACCaaggaagggagaaggaaagcagcctcctcccTTGTCGCGGAATTCACGACAAAATACCACGCCAACCGGGTCATCCGAGAGGGACTGGTACTGAACGCGATCCACCACGATTGCGTCCTGTACGATCGGTCATGCTGGCTCAAGCAGTGCTATCGTTGCCACGAATATGGCCACAGCGGACCCCAGTGCGACGCCGAAGAGAGATGCGGATACTGCGCGGGAGCGCACAATACCAGGGAATGCATCGCGAGGGACGCTGACCCGAAACCCGCGCCCAAATGCGTGCTGTGTAAGGGTCAACACACTGCCTGGAGCAACGCTTGCCCGCGAAGACGGAGGAAGCGAGCAAGGATAGGGCAAGCCCGGAAGACCGGTCCTATCTTTCACTACGAATCAGACGAATCAAgaccagcagctgctggaaccGCCACCGGCGGAGGCGTAGAGAGGCCTTCGAAACCGCTTGAGAGGGGAAGTGACCTAGTAAATTCGACCGATACGCCGACCCCGAGTCTGTCCGCTAGCCGATCTCATCAGTATGACCTCCGAAGGACTATCCAGCCATCAACACGCGCGGCAGAGGATGAATGGCAAACGGAACGTCGTAGACGACGAACACGATCGCCCCAGAAGGGTAgccagagagaaagaagccgaagcccAAGGGCTAGTCAGGGCCGCTCAGCTCTGTCGGAAAGGCCTGTGAATGCCACCCTGGGAAGAGGGAATGCGCGCGACCAGGCAGTCCCGGGAGAGAAGATACAGACACTAGAGAACTTCTCCCAACTCACCCCCAGCCAACAATGAGCGCACGACCAACTCTGTCAATACTGCAGTACAATGTAATGAAGTCTCGGGACAAAGTCATGGCCGCATTGCTGCGAGACAGGAAAATCACAAGCTACGATGTGTTGGCTATCCAGGAGCCATGGCGGAACCCTTTCGTCCATGCAACCCACAATCCCATCCCTCAACATTTCGAAGTGGCCTACTATGATCACAGGAAGACTCGCGTCTGCTTCTTTGTAAACAAAAGGATCGCGAGACCTCACTAGATAGTCTCACACTACACACCAGGCCTCAGCCACTGGAGCTAAAGTGGGGTGCGCATGAGGAAACCATTATCATTCACAACGTCTACAACCCCGTCCCGAGCCTCGAACCCACTAACAGCGCCATAACAGCATTACAAGGGGTGCTAGGCCGGTGGAAAGACGCGGAACAAATTGTGGTAAGCGACTTCAACCTGCACCATACCTATTTGGGAGGACTCAGGGTGGAAACGCCAGACCCTGAGGCTGAAGAGGCCCTCCAGCTAATAGAAGAGTATCAGCTGGGCCTCCTATATGAGCCAGGAACGACCACGTTCAGGGTAAGGGACACGGAGACGACTATAGATCTTTCCCTGGCCACTCCAAGCTTACAAGACAGCCTTATCCGATGCCGCCCACGGGACGATCTAGACCACGACTCTGACCACATCCCCTTGGAAACTGTACTGGCCAAACCAAGTCGGAACAGAACAATCTCGGAACGGCGGAGTTGGGAACGCACGGATAGAGAGAAGCTCTACGTGAGATCGAGCCGCCATATGCCCACCACAACCGGTCTGATAACGGAAGAGGACATCGACAGTGCCACCAAAGGGATAGTGTCAGCTATTTTGACGGCCGTCCGAGGGTCAACGCCGAAATCACGAATTAGTCCACAGTCGACCCCGGGATGGACGAGAGAGTGTAAAGAGGCTCAGCAGCTCGCATGACAACTAAGACGACAGTACCAACGTAGACGAACACCTGAAGCCTGGGAAGCATACCGTAGAGCGAGAAACCATAAAGCAAGACTCATCAGAAAGACACTACGGGACTGccacaagaaaaagaatcaaGGAAGCGACGAACTCCTCCGATGGCCTGTGGAAGCTGGCGAAATGAGCCTGGAACAGAGAGCCACGCGCGACATTCATACCACCACTCCAACGACCAGACGGACAAATGGGAACGGACGCAACCAGGAAACTAGAGCTGATTAGGGAAGCCTTCTTTCCGCCTCCCCCGGAAGTAGacctcaaggacatcaaggGCTACAGATACCCAAGCCCGCGGTGCTTTCCACCGATCACACTCTTTGAAGTCAGCAAATCGAAAAAGCGTATGGAGTAAATCCCAATCCGAAACTGGTAACGGCCAAATTTAGCCCAAGCCGGGCCTGAACGCGGCCTCCTATATGTTTAGGAGCATGAAACATATGTCCTGAAACTTGTACATTCTGATAACACTAAACAATATCGGAAGGAACCAAAATAAACCTCTCGAGGCGAGTTGAAATTTCGCCGAAAATACCCTCGCCCTCACCTCTCCTAAGTACTAGCATCCTGTCTCATGCCTAGGGTGTTCAAATAATAAGACTAGCGAAAGGTTATCAAAGGATCATGCTTGTGAGACACAGTCACGCACTAGCTCAAATAGGACTATTGGCAATCCGTATCACTTCTGAGACGATGGTATCATCCCAGTCagaaagaagatcttcatcttttccctcttccgcttctGTTTTCCCACCCTTCTGATTGAAATCCCTCACGTGGGATTTGTGCTTGGTAGGTGTCATTGATAAATCCTTCTCGTAATCTTCCCATCTGCGCGATCCGCCCCTCATAAAATGCATGGTTTCTGGTCTTGACGACAAAAACGTATCATTAAGACCAGATGCAGGGCTGCCATTAACGAGAGATTTGGATGGCGTAGGGCTAGGCGACCGAGATGGTGTACAAACTATTCTCGGTTTCTTGGGGACTTGCCCGGAAGTCGAAAATAGTGAACGTTTCTTCGCCTGGGCCGAGAATGTGATTTGGCTCGGTTCGTTCCCGCTACTGGCCCTGTCTAGGGCAGGATGTACTTTTCTTGAACTGGTAACTGGCGTGAGGATCCCATATTGTCGGATATCTGACGTTCTTTTGGGTGTTGCAGGTtctgaagacgaagagagtGGAAGCTTTATCTGAGGGAGTTTCTCGTCCCAGATGAAAATCCGGCACCGGTCTGCGCTTTTCCTCCCTCGTCTGCATGCCAAATCTTcgatatattagttatttcaGCTCAGTTCATGGGAGGTAGGCTAACATTTCTTCCCAAAATATGGGCTTTTCTTGTCACTCACTGTCGATTTGTACATCTTGAATCCGCACTTGCAAAGAAAATCTCCATCGCCGTCGATGCTTGCTCCTTTATAGTTAGACTGAAGAGTAGAAGTGGACATGTTGTAATTTCACTTCACTATAGGTTTTGATCTGTATGATTTGAGAAGATTCAGAGCAACTTAACTTGGCAAATGGCGTAGAATTGTGTTGTGGGCCTCAACCATAAGCCTCAGCGAAAGGCGGGGCATCATTAGCACTGTACGTTTCTAACGTCTACCGTACCACACAAGCTATGTCACTGCGGCAGTGGATGAAAGGAGCTTTCGGTTGCGGCCTGCCAGGCTGTCATCACAGGGGTCGGTGATCGCACCATTCTTGTACTGTATGGTAATTTGTCACAAGGTTCACTAAATAGTTCCCGTTCATTGTACCCCTTATACTATAGAGGAGATACACAACAACAGGGAATAGAAAATATAGGAAATGAACAGAGAGATGCAGTACCAAAGGCAAAGATTCTTAGTTACATATAGAAACCGGCCATTTATGCTCAAAGTTTTCCAGTTACTTGAATCTTAAATACTTCCTTGACATTCCTTTTGCTTTGATACCGCTTTCGGCGTGAAGAGATATAAGGCTAGAAGGATAGGATCCAACGCTGCCATGTGCGACCATTGTTGGGCGTTCCAAAGTTCATACTGGTGCATTGTCAGACATGGTTGGGCCGCAGTCTCGGGTATTTGGGGTGCGGACATCTGCTTCCCTGGCCAATTTTGCTCGGGATTTCtgttctccacctccccggACGAGGAGGGCTCAATCCGGAGTGGATCTTTCCTGAGATACGCTAATATCTATCATCATATTCGGCGAACGTTAGGAAAATCCCGTGACGATTCTGTGAAACGAGGGCCTGCCTGTAAATACAGTAAACCCGGACCTTCCCGAACACCAAAAGTTGATGGCCTCAGACACTCACAAACTGACCTGGTCGTAGCCTGACGTGACCCAAAGGCGGACAACATGCGCCCACGCGTCCATGTGGGACCATATCAATGCCCCTGCAGATTCTCATGGCGTTTTACCCATTTGACGCATTTGACGCAATTTGAGCATGAGTAGTCGGTAAAACTCATttccccaccctccccaaatCACCCCCATGTTTTTACCAGCTTCACCTGCACTACCTCTGATCTGCAGGTCATCCAACTTTCCGAATCATTTAGGACAATTCAAAAGGCTGCAGCACCATCGCAGCCCATAGAATGCTTGGTCACGGCCAGCCTGGCCTTTCCGCCTCAACCATGCCGCTGGTCAAAGACAAGCCGACTTGGCAGTCCTAGTCCTTGATGGGCGGTGGGGTGGAATTAAATCATCGAAGTGACCGCGAGTTTCGTGCACCAGCGAGCAACTCCATGAAATCACCCCAATCCAATCTACCTGGTCATGATCGTAGAGCCGTCGCTAGCTTCAAAATTCGGCGCTGGATATTTGCCGCCCGTTCCGACCCACCGGGGTGGCCAGCTGGGCAATTCTGTCCCACATTCGACCTCCGAGCACTGGCGACAACCGTCTTTGGCGACCACGGGGTCACTATCGCAAAGCTCCCCACGAACCCAGGATCGGGACGTAGTCCTGTCGAATAGGTTACCAGTCCCGGCCAACTGGGCCCGTGAAGACCCATATTCCCGTTGTGCCCAGGGTTTTAGGAGGCCACCTCGTCATTGCGAGGTCCTCTACTTACGCAGTGACAGGACGGGTCGTCTTGAAGGGTCTCTCTTGCACTATTCACCACTCTACGGCTGGGATATGTCAAGCCGACTATGATCTGAACGGGCCTTGGCAGGCATGTTGGGCCGGCTAGCTCTTCGGATTGGACAACGGCCGAGGCGTGGGCTTGCTGACCGGAGTCGACCGAGGCAGATACAGTACCACGCGACATGACGTTTGATCGTGACAACCACGCTTTGATTGGATATAGAATGAATCGAATACCCCTACGTCATTTCCAGAGATGAAGGCATACTGCAAGTGAATCCGTTCCGACTGGCTATACATGTACCGTATATGATATATACCTTAATTTCATTACTCTGTATCAGGTTTTCTTGATTGGGTCCGCGCTTTACCTTCGAATTCGGCAAGAGAGAGACCGTCGACCAGAATACAAGTTCAGCTGCACTCAGAATGACTCCTAGAGCCCGGATCATCGTAGGACAAGAAAGTGCGTGACACCCTAGGTAGCACCAGGCTCCATGTGACATTGCTGTGGACGAATGAGACGGCATTGCGCCGGCTGGGtgtttttcctttgtctCGTTAACCTGGGTCTCAAGCAGTCCTAGCTAACGGTGACTGGCACTCTCAAGCAAGGTTTATTGGGGCTTGTCTAGTCTATGTTTACATGGTTCGGAAGAGTGGCTTTCTCCTTGAGCAGTTTCATCCCACAGACCCCCGCTCCCCGTAGGATTTCTTGTTCGCTATCCAGATATACAGGTCCGCCCGC harbors:
- a CDS encoding uncharacterized protein (COG:S;~EggNog:ENOG410QDNC); the encoded protein is MVGGTTWPVLGIQPLNHLEHATQIIAEATALLELDNTKRAKLPAQSLEAFLNSVITLAKKTREQPSAQEILGKLNSLQPIAEDINLIKIAVNNVLASPAPMPPNAATRIASWADVVRSGTPSYLSTPNSRASTTASANDRETVVKLDANSAAVLRKISPEDLRK